Proteins encoded in a region of the Meiothermus sp. CFH 77666 genome:
- a CDS encoding sulfite exporter TauE/SafE family protein, whose protein sequence is MLVPLLMLGFKVDLLYALGASLVSVIATSSGAASAYVREGYSNLRISMFLEVATTLGALLGAYLVGILSKSVVALIFGLVLLYSAYLSLREVNREARTDPRPSDPLAVRLRMEASYPTPEGPRPYKVHNLLGGLGLMGVAGMLSGLLGIGSGAVKVLAMDRVMGLPYKVSTTTSNFMIGVTAAASAGIYLSRGYIDPVLSMPVMLGVLLGSLVGARILTRAAPARLRVLFIGVIALLGVQMVYQGLRGGL, encoded by the coding sequence GTGCTGGTTCCCCTGCTGATGCTGGGCTTCAAGGTAGACCTTCTTTATGCGCTGGGGGCCTCACTGGTCTCGGTGATTGCAACCTCGAGCGGGGCCGCCTCGGCCTATGTGCGGGAGGGGTATTCCAACCTGCGCATCAGCATGTTTCTGGAGGTCGCCACCACCCTGGGGGCCTTGCTGGGGGCCTATTTGGTGGGCATACTCTCCAAGAGCGTAGTCGCCCTTATCTTCGGGCTGGTGCTCCTCTACTCTGCCTACCTGAGCCTGCGGGAGGTGAACCGCGAGGCCCGCACCGACCCCCGCCCCTCCGACCCCCTGGCGGTGCGCCTGCGAATGGAAGCCAGCTACCCTACCCCGGAGGGCCCTAGGCCTTACAAGGTACACAACCTGCTGGGTGGTCTGGGCCTGATGGGGGTGGCGGGGATGCTCTCGGGGCTTCTGGGTATCGGTTCGGGGGCCGTCAAGGTGCTGGCCATGGACCGGGTGATGGGCCTGCCCTACAAGGTCTCCACCACCACCTCCAACTTCATGATTGGGGTGACCGCCGCGGCCAGTGCAGGCATCTACCTGAGCCGGGGCTATATTGATCCGGTGCTGTCCATGCCGGTGATGCTGGGGGTACTGCTGGGCTCGCTGGTCGGCGCGCGTATCCTGACTCGGGCCGCCCCGGCTCGTCTGCGGGTCTTGTTTATTGGGGTCATTGCCCTGCTGGGCGTGCAGATGGTTTACCAGGGTCTGCGGGGTGGTTTGTGA
- a CDS encoding DUF1634 domain-containing protein: MKDQQMEVWLGNLLRLGVAVAGAVVFLGGVLELLQHGHQTVNYSVFRSEPASLRTPLGIVQGLGQLEPRYLIQFGLLLLILTPILRVALSALLFARQRDGVFTLLTLVVLGVLLYSLTR, encoded by the coding sequence GTGAAAGACCAGCAAATGGAGGTATGGCTCGGAAACCTGCTGCGGCTGGGGGTTGCAGTGGCCGGAGCGGTGGTGTTCCTTGGGGGGGTGCTCGAGCTCCTCCAGCATGGGCATCAGACCGTCAACTACTCGGTCTTCAGAAGTGAGCCGGCTTCACTTCGCACGCCTTTGGGTATTGTCCAGGGATTGGGACAGCTCGAGCCGCGCTACCTGATTCAGTTCGGACTGCTGCTGCTCATCCTGACCCCCATCCTGCGGGTCGCGCTATCGGCGCTGCTGTTTGCCCGGCAGCGCGATGGGGTCTTCACCCTGTTGACGCTTGTGGTGTTGGGGGTCTTGCTATACAGCCTAACACGTTAG